A genomic segment from Dermatobacter hominis encodes:
- a CDS encoding HAD-IB family hydrolase yields MEPTRTEAGTRRGAERRRSAAFFDLDRTLLAGASGPILGAALREAGVVSGSTQGIESVLFKVFDLIGETYPSMLVSRQGARVARGWSVDAVQAAARKAAEPLANAVLPYARQLIDGHRDAGRMVVMATTTPNDLIRPLAEALGFDDVIATTYGQTDGRYDGTIAGEFVWGKGKARAVAEWVDRHDIDLLDSYAYSDSWYDTPLLSIVGHPTVVNPDPRMIGMATVRRWPIVHFDVPAGVPKFAGIEPQKVLFLLAQPQLFPWVRFDLGGLDRIPAEGPAILVGNHRSYLDPLAIGYSLAKRGRPVRFLGKKEVFDAPIVGDLATALGGIRVDRGTGSDAPLRAAEEALAAGEMVAIMPQGTIPRGPAFFDPELKGRWGAVRLAHATGVPVIPIGLWGTEKVWPRSAKLPDLTNVLHPPTVRIRVGEPVPLGGEDVEADTEAMMSAIVDLLPAEARELRTPSAEELARTYPGGIVPTDLDGDAAHERERRPGQD; encoded by the coding sequence ATGGAGCCGACTCGCACCGAAGCCGGGACGCGGCGGGGCGCAGAGCGGCGCCGCTCGGCCGCGTTCTTCGACCTCGACCGCACCCTGCTCGCGGGCGCGAGCGGTCCGATCCTCGGGGCGGCGCTCCGCGAGGCGGGGGTGGTCTCCGGCTCGACGCAGGGGATCGAGTCCGTCCTCTTCAAGGTCTTCGACCTGATCGGCGAGACGTACCCGTCGATGCTGGTCAGCCGCCAGGGCGCCCGGGTGGCCAGGGGCTGGTCGGTGGACGCGGTCCAGGCCGCGGCACGCAAGGCGGCCGAGCCGCTGGCGAACGCGGTGCTGCCCTACGCCCGCCAGCTCATCGACGGCCACCGCGACGCCGGCCGCATGGTCGTCATGGCCACGACCACGCCGAACGACCTGATCCGCCCGCTCGCCGAGGCGCTGGGCTTCGACGACGTGATCGCCACCACCTACGGCCAGACCGACGGTCGCTACGACGGCACCATCGCCGGCGAGTTCGTGTGGGGCAAGGGCAAGGCCCGCGCCGTCGCCGAGTGGGTCGACCGCCACGACATCGACCTGCTCGACAGCTACGCCTACTCCGACAGCTGGTACGACACGCCGCTGCTCAGCATCGTCGGGCACCCGACCGTGGTGAACCCCGACCCGCGGATGATCGGCATGGCGACGGTGCGCCGCTGGCCGATCGTGCACTTCGACGTGCCGGCCGGGGTCCCGAAGTTCGCCGGCATCGAACCGCAGAAGGTGCTGTTCCTGCTGGCCCAGCCGCAGCTGTTCCCGTGGGTGCGCTTCGACCTCGGCGGCCTCGACCGGATCCCCGCCGAGGGCCCGGCGATCCTGGTGGGCAACCACCGCTCGTACCTGGACCCGCTGGCGATCGGCTACTCGCTCGCCAAGCGGGGACGACCCGTCCGCTTCCTGGGCAAGAAGGAAGTCTTCGACGCCCCGATCGTCGGCGACCTCGCCACCGCGCTGGGCGGCATCCGCGTGGACCGGGGCACCGGCTCCGACGCCCCGCTGCGCGCCGCCGAGGAGGCCCTCGCCGCGGGCGAGATGGTGGCGATCATGCCGCAGGGCACGATCCCGAGGGGCCCCGCGTTCTTCGATCCCGAGCTCAAGGGCCGGTGGGGCGCGGTGCGGCTGGCCCACGCGACCGGCGTGCCGGTGATCCCGATCGGCCTGTGGGGCACCGAGAAGGTCTGGCCCCGCAGCGCGAAGCTCCCCGACCTCACCAACGTCCTGCACCCGCCGACCGTGCGGATCCGCGTCGGCGAACCGGTCCCGCTCGGGGGCGAGGACGTCGAGGCCGACACCGAGGCGATGATGTCGGCGATCGTCGACCTGCTGCCCGCCGAGGCGAGGGAGCTGCGGACGCCGAGCGCCGAGGAGCTGGCGCGGACCTATCCGGGCGGGATCGTCCCGACCGACCTCGATGGCGACGCCGCGCACGAGCGCGAGCGCCGGCCGGGCCAGGACTGA
- a CDS encoding LysR family transcriptional regulator, translating to MDRKQLRAFVAVAEHRSFSAGARALGTVQSNVSAHIARLEKELGVTLIDRATNDPTDEGRAVLERARRIEAEFEALDADVASLRDVVSGSVRIGAIGTTARWLVAPLLTSVTDRYPEIRVIVLDATTSSLVLNLVSGTIDLAIVNLPIDEPDLIVEPLFDEDRILIVPAGHPLHDRDSITLVELAGHDLLLEARGTAFRDVLDAAAAEQGIELRPKAELDGMRLLASLVFAGFGAGIVPASAIPPNLGGGWRRIPVEGVPGRSVGLARRRRGLLTAAQRVVADLIRHTIAEGAGDVPGVYPTVRLPS from the coding sequence ATGGACCGCAAGCAGCTCCGGGCCTTCGTCGCCGTCGCCGAGCACCGCTCCTTCTCCGCCGGCGCCCGGGCGCTCGGCACCGTGCAGTCCAACGTCTCGGCGCACATCGCCCGCCTCGAGAAGGAGCTGGGGGTCACGCTCATCGACCGGGCCACCAACGACCCGACCGACGAGGGCCGTGCGGTGCTCGAGCGGGCCCGCCGAATCGAGGCCGAGTTCGAGGCGCTCGACGCCGACGTGGCGTCGCTCCGCGACGTCGTGTCCGGCTCGGTGCGCATCGGCGCCATCGGCACCACCGCCCGCTGGCTGGTCGCTCCCCTGCTCACCTCGGTCACCGACCGCTACCCCGAGATCCGGGTCATCGTCCTCGACGCCACGACGTCGTCGCTCGTGCTGAACCTCGTGTCGGGCACCATCGACCTGGCGATCGTGAACCTGCCGATCGACGAGCCCGACCTCATCGTCGAGCCGCTGTTCGACGAGGACCGGATCCTCATCGTCCCGGCCGGCCACCCGCTCCACGACCGCGACTCGATCACGCTCGTCGAGCTCGCCGGCCACGACCTCCTGCTCGAGGCCCGCGGCACCGCCTTCCGCGACGTCCTCGACGCCGCTGCGGCCGAGCAGGGCATCGAGCTGCGGCCCAAGGCCGAGCTCGACGGCATGCGGCTCCTCGCGTCGCTCGTGTTCGCCGGCTTCGGCGCCGGCATCGTCCCCGCGTCGGCGATCCCGCCGAACCTCGGCGGCGGCTGGCGCCGGATCCCCGTCGAGGGCGTCCCCGGGCGCAGCGTCGGCCTGGCCCGGCGGCGGCGCGGCCTGCTGACGGCCGCCCAGCGCGTCGTCGCCGACCTGATCCGCCACACGATCGCCGAGGGCGCCGGCGACGTCCCCGGCGTCTACCCGACGGTCCGCCTCCCGAGCTGA
- a CDS encoding Flp family type IVb pilin gives MPSAQLPPQGTDTSEVGSWQGAAEQHQHRARERPEMIHLHYQFLTAWLSTKSRSERAASLVEYALLVALIAIVCVAAVQFLGTNTKGQLSKVGSSLK, from the coding sequence GTGCCCTCGGCTCAGCTCCCGCCGCAGGGCACCGATACCAGTGAGGTCGGCTCCTGGCAGGGAGCCGCCGAGCAGCACCAGCACCGAGCACGGGAGCGCCCCGAGATGATCCACCTCCACTACCAGTTCCTCACCGCCTGGCTGTCGACGAAGTCGCGGTCCGAGCGGGCGGCGTCGCTCGTCGAGTACGCCCTGCTGGTCGCCCTGATCGCCATCGTGTGCGTCGCCGCCGTGCAGTTCCTCGGCACGAACACCAAGGGCCAGCTGAGCAAGGTCGGCAGCTCGCTCAAGTAG
- a CDS encoding acyl-CoA dehydrogenase family protein: MEFTWPDHVQQLADEATDLGRRVAADLDVREDSWLIGTSREFSLELARRGWLGMTWPVEEGGAGRSPLERFAVFEALISEGAPLATSWFADRQIGPTLLQFGTAEQRRRWLPDIVAGTSAWSIGMSEPDAGSDVASLRTRAVRKGDRWVVEGQKIWTSGAADADWCYLIARTDPDAPPHAGLSELVVDLHSPGIDIRPIVDATGNAHFCEVHLDGVEVPADHLVGAENGSFKQVMRQMEHERGGIDRLVSNRRLYLDVVRAAPVVDPLLRQEVAALESGYRIGRLLVLREVLGQAPPGFSAVTKTFCTEFEQRVADVCARIAGADATLWGRVARNVCYAPAYTIMGGTTSILRNIIGERVLGLPREPRP; encoded by the coding sequence GTGGAGTTCACCTGGCCCGACCACGTGCAGCAGCTCGCCGACGAGGCCACCGATCTCGGCCGGCGCGTCGCCGCCGACCTCGACGTGCGGGAGGACTCCTGGCTGATCGGGACCTCGCGGGAGTTCTCGCTCGAGCTCGCCCGCCGTGGCTGGCTCGGCATGACCTGGCCGGTCGAGGAGGGCGGCGCTGGCCGCTCGCCGCTCGAGCGCTTCGCCGTCTTCGAGGCGCTGATCTCCGAGGGCGCGCCGCTCGCCACGTCGTGGTTCGCCGACCGCCAGATCGGCCCGACGCTCCTGCAGTTCGGCACGGCCGAGCAGCGGCGCCGGTGGCTGCCCGACATCGTCGCCGGCACCTCGGCGTGGTCGATCGGCATGAGCGAGCCCGACGCCGGCTCCGACGTCGCGTCGCTGCGCACCCGGGCCGTCCGCAAGGGCGACCGGTGGGTCGTCGAGGGCCAGAAGATCTGGACGTCCGGCGCGGCGGACGCGGACTGGTGCTACCTCATCGCGCGCACCGACCCCGACGCCCCACCCCACGCGGGGCTGTCGGAGCTCGTCGTCGACCTGCACTCCCCCGGGATCGACATCCGCCCGATCGTCGACGCCACCGGCAACGCCCACTTCTGCGAGGTGCACCTCGACGGCGTCGAGGTGCCGGCCGACCACCTCGTGGGCGCCGAGAACGGCAGCTTCAAGCAGGTCATGCGCCAGATGGAGCACGAGCGGGGCGGCATCGACCGCCTGGTCTCGAACCGGCGGCTCTACCTCGACGTCGTGCGAGCCGCCCCGGTGGTCGACCCGCTGCTGCGACAGGAGGTCGCCGCGCTCGAATCGGGCTACCGCATCGGCCGACTGCTCGTGCTGCGCGAGGTCCTCGGCCAGGCGCCGCCCGGCTTCTCGGCCGTCACCAAGACGTTCTGCACGGAGTTCGAGCAGCGGGTCGCGGACGTCTGCGCCCGGATCGCCGGCGCCGACGCCACCCTCTGGGGCCGGGTCGCCCGCAACGTCTGCTACGCGCCGGCGTACACGATCATGGGCGGCACCACCTCGATCCTCCGCAACATCATCGGGGAGCGGGTGCTGGGCCTGCCCCGCGAACCCCGTCCCTGA
- a CDS encoding citrate synthase has translation MADSITITDNRTGESLEVPILDGGIDAKAWSKLLPGIWFHDPSFGATSGAASSITELDGEAGFLRYRGYPIEQLAESSSYLEVAYLLIHGELPTPEQFEAWRYEITHHTFIHENVRKRFMEGFHHDAHPMGMLVSTIAALSTFYPEARDLTPDVVMKQVVRLIAKMPTLAAGAYRHSVGMPFVYPDNSLDFAANFLSMMWKTAEPRYDANPVLARALDVLFILHADHEQNCSTTAMRTVGSSHADPYVATAAATAALYGPRHGGANEAVIRMLTQIGSIDAVPAYVERVKQGDVRLQGFGHRVYKNYDPRARIIKKTADEVFEVTGKNPLLDIALKLEEVALSDSYFTDRKLYPNVDFYSGLIYQAMGFPMDMFTVLFAIPRTAGWLSHYMELLDQDSRIYRPRQLYVGHPVRDYTPIERR, from the coding sequence GTGGCCGACAGCATCACCATCACCGACAACCGAACGGGGGAATCGCTCGAGGTACCCATCCTGGACGGCGGGATCGACGCCAAGGCGTGGAGCAAGCTCCTCCCCGGCATCTGGTTCCACGACCCGTCCTTCGGGGCCACCTCCGGCGCCGCCTCCTCCATCACGGAGCTCGATGGCGAGGCCGGCTTCCTGCGGTACCGCGGCTACCCGATCGAGCAGCTCGCGGAGTCGTCCAGCTACCTCGAGGTCGCGTACCTGCTCATCCACGGCGAGCTGCCCACGCCCGAGCAGTTCGAGGCCTGGCGCTACGAGATCACGCACCACACGTTCATCCACGAGAACGTGCGCAAGCGCTTCATGGAGGGCTTCCACCACGACGCCCACCCCATGGGCATGCTCGTCTCCACGATCGCGGCGCTGTCGACGTTCTACCCCGAGGCCCGTGACCTGACGCCCGACGTCGTCATGAAGCAGGTCGTCCGCCTGATCGCCAAGATGCCCACGCTCGCCGCCGGCGCCTACCGCCACAGCGTCGGCATGCCGTTCGTCTACCCCGACAACAGCCTCGACTTCGCCGCCAACTTCCTCTCCATGATGTGGAAGACCGCGGAGCCCCGCTACGACGCCAACCCCGTGCTGGCCCGCGCGCTCGACGTGCTGTTCATCCTCCACGCGGACCACGAGCAGAACTGCTCGACCACGGCCATGCGCACCGTCGGCAGCTCCCACGCCGACCCCTACGTCGCCACCGCGGCGGCCACGGCAGCGCTCTACGGCCCCCGCCACGGTGGCGCCAACGAGGCCGTGATCCGCATGCTCACCCAGATCGGTTCGATCGACGCCGTCCCGGCCTACGTCGAGCGGGTGAAGCAGGGCGACGTGCGCCTCCAGGGCTTCGGCCACCGCGTCTACAAGAACTACGACCCCCGGGCCCGCATCATCAAGAAGACGGCCGACGAGGTCTTCGAGGTCACGGGCAAGAACCCGCTGCTCGACATCGCCCTGAAGCTCGAGGAGGTGGCGCTGTCGGACTCGTACTTCACGGACCGCAAGCTCTACCCGAACGTCGACTTCTACTCCGGCCTGATCTACCAGGCGATGGGCTTCCCGATGGACATGTTCACCGTGCTGTTCGCCATCCCGCGGACCGCCGGCTGGCTGTCGCACTACATGGAGCTCCTCGACCAGGACAGCCGCATCTACCGGCCCCGCCAGCTCTACGTCGGGCACCCGGTCCGGGACTACACCCCGATCGAGCGCCGCTGA
- a CDS encoding GNAT family N-acetyltransferase, which yields MDPTVPDTWEADVVLRDGHTVRMRSIRPDDAERIERFHERQSPESIYFRFFSPRPKLSEREIRHFTNVDHHDRVAFVALLDDELIGVARYERYEGTDTAEVAFFTDDRHHGRGLATLMLEYLAAAARENGISRFRATTLPTNRKMLKVFSAAGYDVATHLEDGVVDVAFDLRATDQVFAAVDRRERQAEAASVRRLLRPESVAVIDVGGWSPDSDGHGTHGLAGAVALQLMRAGYTGTVTPVAPDRIDELPEGTDLVVVSGAAASVPDVLDACGARGAGTAVVLSDAGDAEAQAMVEAARRRGLRLLGPGSYGVCNTDPDVRLHAMPTGPVPLPGAIGVLTESGDVVTSVVDHACRVGLGISTLVSSDVPVDVGVADLLSWWADDDATRAVLVHLGTGALPGRFVRAARAASMAKPVAALRTAIRPVGTRRDAEQRRDEAMIRQSGVIPVANLQQLFAIGRLLADQPAPGGRGVAVVGASEGAVALAAAACSAAGLELAPLRRLTSSVDDHVSALAAAADDPAVHSIIVVDTTPGPLPPAELSSEILATSSARPDLTIVVATVGGERPARLLDEQAGVAVPVFTFPEHAAHALGKLAAVGEWRSTARVYGDDAPSGADAEAARHLVASWRDGEDEVELDHEQQEALLGAFGLSVADRRTVRTADEAVAAARELGWPVALKAQRRDRRKRTALSGVALDIADEDDLRNTWARMESALGADGMLPAVVQRFVEQGIDVAVRVRRSGSVATVEVGLGGPAAAFDPWELGVLPLTLPDATVLVSSSSVGRALTDPIDRVPVVALVHRLAALAEAVDEIHEIVADPVIVSGPTAWVTDVHVVVGEPQGDPPVRHLA from the coding sequence GTGGACCCGACCGTGCCCGACACCTGGGAGGCCGACGTCGTCCTCCGCGACGGGCACACCGTCCGGATGCGCTCCATCCGACCCGACGACGCCGAGCGCATCGAGCGCTTCCACGAGCGCCAGTCGCCGGAGTCGATCTACTTCCGGTTCTTCTCGCCGCGACCGAAGCTCTCGGAGCGCGAGATCCGGCACTTCACCAACGTCGACCACCACGACCGGGTCGCGTTCGTCGCGCTGCTCGACGACGAGCTGATCGGCGTCGCCCGCTACGAGCGCTACGAGGGCACCGACACCGCCGAGGTCGCCTTCTTCACCGACGACCGCCACCACGGCCGCGGGCTCGCCACCCTCATGCTCGAGTACCTCGCCGCCGCAGCGCGCGAGAACGGCATCTCGCGGTTCCGGGCGACGACGCTGCCGACCAACCGCAAGATGCTCAAGGTGTTCTCGGCCGCCGGCTACGACGTCGCCACGCACCTCGAGGACGGCGTGGTCGACGTGGCGTTCGACCTCCGGGCCACCGACCAGGTGTTCGCCGCGGTCGACCGGCGCGAGCGGCAGGCCGAGGCGGCGTCGGTCCGCCGGCTGCTGCGCCCGGAGTCGGTGGCGGTGATCGACGTCGGCGGCTGGTCACCCGACTCCGACGGCCACGGCACCCACGGCCTCGCCGGCGCGGTCGCGCTGCAGCTCATGCGGGCGGGGTACACGGGCACGGTCACCCCGGTGGCGCCCGATCGGATCGACGAGCTGCCCGAGGGCACGGACCTCGTCGTCGTGTCCGGTGCAGCGGCGTCGGTCCCCGACGTGCTCGACGCGTGCGGGGCGCGCGGCGCCGGCACGGCGGTGGTCCTGTCGGACGCCGGCGACGCGGAGGCCCAGGCGATGGTCGAGGCGGCCCGCCGCCGGGGCCTCCGGCTGCTCGGGCCCGGCAGCTACGGCGTGTGCAACACCGACCCCGACGTCCGGCTGCACGCCATGCCCACGGGGCCGGTGCCCCTGCCGGGGGCCATCGGGGTGCTCACCGAGTCAGGCGACGTCGTGACCTCGGTCGTCGACCACGCCTGCCGCGTCGGCCTCGGGATCTCCACGCTCGTGTCGTCCGACGTCCCGGTCGACGTCGGCGTCGCCGACCTCCTCAGCTGGTGGGCCGACGACGACGCCACCCGTGCGGTGCTGGTCCACCTCGGCACCGGGGCGCTGCCAGGCCGGTTCGTCCGGGCCGCCCGCGCCGCCTCGATGGCCAAGCCGGTCGCCGCCCTCCGCACGGCGATCCGGCCGGTCGGCACCCGTCGTGACGCGGAGCAGCGCCGCGACGAGGCGATGATCCGCCAGTCGGGCGTGATCCCCGTCGCCAACCTGCAGCAGCTGTTCGCGATCGGGCGGCTGCTGGCCGACCAGCCCGCGCCCGGCGGGCGCGGCGTCGCCGTCGTCGGCGCGTCCGAGGGCGCGGTCGCGCTCGCCGCCGCTGCGTGCTCGGCGGCAGGCCTGGAGCTCGCTCCGCTCCGTCGCCTCACGTCGTCGGTCGACGACCACGTGTCGGCGCTCGCCGCTGCGGCCGACGACCCGGCCGTGCACTCGATCATCGTCGTGGACACCACGCCCGGCCCCCTGCCGCCCGCCGAGCTGTCGTCCGAGATCCTCGCCACGTCGTCGGCGCGACCCGACCTGACGATCGTCGTCGCCACCGTGGGCGGCGAGCGGCCCGCCCGGCTGCTCGACGAGCAGGCCGGCGTCGCGGTGCCCGTCTTCACGTTCCCCGAGCACGCCGCCCACGCGCTGGGGAAGCTCGCCGCGGTGGGCGAGTGGCGCTCCACCGCCCGGGTCTACGGCGACGACGCGCCGAGCGGCGCCGACGCCGAGGCGGCGCGCCACCTGGTGGCGTCGTGGCGCGACGGGGAGGACGAGGTCGAGCTCGACCACGAGCAGCAGGAGGCGCTGCTCGGCGCGTTCGGCCTGTCGGTCGCGGACCGCCGCACCGTCCGCACCGCCGACGAGGCGGTCGCCGCCGCCCGCGAGCTCGGGTGGCCGGTCGCCCTGAAGGCGCAGCGCCGAGACCGGAGGAAGCGGACGGCGCTGAGCGGCGTCGCCCTCGACATCGCCGACGAGGACGACCTGCGCAACACCTGGGCGCGCATGGAGTCGGCGCTCGGCGCCGACGGGATGCTCCCCGCCGTGGTCCAGCGCTTCGTCGAGCAGGGCATCGACGTCGCGGTGCGCGTGCGGCGGTCGGGGAGCGTGGCCACGGTCGAGGTCGGCCTCGGCGGTCCCGCCGCCGCGTTCGACCCGTGGGAGCTCGGCGTGCTGCCGCTCACCCTCCCCGACGCCACCGTCCTGGTCTCGTCCTCGTCGGTCGGCCGGGCGCTGACCGACCCGATCGACCGCGTCCCGGTCGTCGCGCTCGTGCACCGACTCGCCGCCCTGGCCGAGGCGGTCGACGAGATCCACGAGATCGTCGCCGACCCGGTCATCGTGTCGGGCCCGACGGCCTGGGTCACCGACGTGCACGTCGTCGTCGGCGAGCCCCAGGGCGACCCGCCGGTCCGCCACCTCGCCTGA
- a CDS encoding GntR family transcriptional regulator, with protein sequence MRPIRYRIIADDLRDRIVAGEFHLGAVLPSEADLSATYEASRVTVRRALEALRAEGLVESRQGFGWLVAADPVRQDLTRLATLDGQLGAAGVRSERRIVSFGFRRTPVRVRDFLAGRTALEVVRLHLADDRPFARVTVWCREDLGSSLSRDDVERSAFLEQLPVRLGGATQTIGADAASAADAGLLDVPAGSPVLVAERVTRDSSGEVVLVSEHVFPAHLTRFVVELPVDDGLMEPTGLRIVDPA encoded by the coding sequence ATGAGGCCGATCCGTTATCGGATCATCGCGGACGACCTGCGCGACCGCATCGTGGCCGGCGAGTTCCACCTGGGTGCGGTGCTGCCGTCCGAGGCGGACCTGTCGGCCACCTACGAGGCCAGCCGCGTGACGGTCCGGCGGGCGCTCGAGGCGCTGCGCGCCGAGGGCCTCGTCGAGAGCCGGCAGGGCTTCGGCTGGCTCGTCGCCGCCGATCCGGTGCGACAGGACCTGACCCGCCTGGCCACCCTCGACGGACAGCTCGGTGCCGCCGGCGTGCGCTCCGAACGGCGGATCGTCAGCTTCGGCTTCCGCCGCACGCCGGTGCGGGTGCGGGACTTCCTGGCCGGGCGCACGGCGCTCGAGGTGGTGCGCCTGCACCTCGCCGACGACCGCCCGTTCGCACGCGTGACCGTCTGGTGCCGGGAGGACCTCGGGTCGTCGCTGAGCCGGGACGACGTCGAGCGCTCCGCGTTCCTCGAGCAGCTGCCGGTGCGGCTGGGCGGCGCCACCCAGACGATCGGGGCCGACGCCGCCTCGGCCGCCGACGCCGGGCTGCTCGACGTGCCCGCGGGGTCGCCGGTGCTGGTGGCCGAGCGGGTCACCCGGGACAGCTCGGGCGAGGTGGTGCTCGTCAGCGAGCACGTGTTCCCGGCGCACCTCACGCGGTTCGTGGTGGAGCTGCCGGTCGACGACGGGCTCATGGAGCCGACCGGGCTCCGCATCGTCGACCCCGCCTGA
- a CDS encoding Flp family type IVb pilin — MRRLVTWSSRSARRLERGASLVEYALLMALIALVCVTALQFLGNSSSSSLDRSGSSIFVR, encoded by the coding sequence ATGCGACGTCTCGTCACCTGGTCCTCCCGGTCGGCCCGGCGGCTCGAGCGGGGAGCCAGCCTGGTGGAGTACGCCCTGCTGATGGCGCTGATCGCACTGGTGTGCGTGACGGCGCTGCAGTTCCTGGGCAACTCCAGCAGCAGCAGCCTCGACCGATCGGGATCCAGCATCTTCGTCCGCTGA
- a CDS encoding aconitate hydratase produces the protein MAVTASTPIELVQGVYARFEDRIDAARERLGRPLTLAEKILIAHLDDPDATFERGGTYNDLRPDRVAMQDATAQMALLQFMTAGLPEVAVPSTVHCDHLIQAKENGKVDLLAAEEGNAEVYDFLESVSAKYGIGFWKPGSGIIHQVVLEQYAFPGGMMVGTDSHTPNAGGLGMVAIGVGGADAVDVMTGFPFNVRWPRLIGVHLTGELNGWSSPKDVILKVAEILTVKGGTGAIVEYFGPGARSMSCTGKATICNMGAEIGATTSVFAYDDAMSRYLKATGREEIAAAADGVAHHLRPDDEILAEPDGFYDELIVIDLSTLEPHINGPHTPDLARPVGALGAEAKQKDWPLDISAALVGSCTNSSYEDISRAASILRHAADNGLKVKVPLMITPGSEQVRATIARDGLLEVFEAAGATVLANACGPCIGQWSRPAEANDHINTIVTSYNRNFPKRNDGSANTLAFVTSPETVVALALAGTLDFNPLTDTLTNEAGDQVQLRVPVGEELPSQGFDPGESGFIAPPTDASGVEVVVRPDSERLQLLEPFAPWDGQDYLDLPILLKAKGKCTTDHISMAGPWLKYRGHLENISGNLFLGAVNAFTGVAGEGKDQLDGSTRSFPDIAKHYHEAGQPWVAVGDENWGEGSSREHAAMEPRFRGAKAIIVRSFARIHEANLKKQGVLALTFDDPSVYDAIEEDDRISIVGLAELAPGRKVECVLHQADGTERTFWCNQTMSEEHIEWFRAGSALNIIRARTTG, from the coding sequence ATGGCCGTCACCGCATCCACCCCGATCGAACTGGTCCAGGGCGTCTACGCCCGCTTCGAGGACCGCATCGACGCTGCACGCGAGCGCCTGGGGCGTCCGCTGACCCTGGCCGAGAAGATCCTGATCGCCCACCTCGACGACCCCGACGCCACCTTCGAGCGCGGCGGCACCTACAACGACCTCCGCCCCGACCGCGTGGCCATGCAGGACGCCACCGCGCAGATGGCGCTGCTGCAGTTCATGACCGCGGGCCTGCCCGAGGTCGCCGTCCCGTCGACGGTCCACTGCGACCACCTGATCCAGGCCAAGGAGAACGGCAAGGTCGACCTGCTCGCCGCCGAGGAGGGCAACGCCGAGGTCTACGACTTCCTCGAGTCGGTGTCCGCCAAGTACGGCATCGGCTTCTGGAAGCCGGGCTCCGGGATCATCCACCAGGTCGTCCTCGAGCAGTACGCCTTCCCCGGCGGGATGATGGTCGGCACCGACAGCCACACGCCGAACGCCGGCGGCCTCGGCATGGTCGCGATCGGCGTGGGCGGCGCGGACGCGGTCGACGTCATGACCGGGTTCCCGTTCAACGTCCGCTGGCCCCGCCTGATCGGCGTCCACCTGACCGGCGAGCTCAACGGCTGGTCCTCGCCCAAGGACGTCATCCTCAAGGTGGCCGAGATCCTGACCGTGAAGGGCGGCACCGGCGCCATCGTCGAGTACTTCGGCCCGGGCGCCCGGTCCATGTCCTGCACGGGCAAGGCGACGATCTGCAACATGGGCGCCGAGATCGGCGCGACGACGTCGGTGTTCGCGTACGACGACGCGATGTCGCGCTACCTGAAGGCGACCGGCCGCGAGGAGATCGCGGCGGCCGCCGACGGCGTCGCCCACCACCTGCGCCCCGACGACGAGATCCTCGCGGAGCCCGACGGCTTCTACGACGAGCTCATCGTCATCGACCTGTCGACGCTCGAGCCCCACATCAACGGCCCCCACACGCCCGACCTCGCCCGCCCGGTCGGCGCGCTCGGCGCCGAGGCGAAGCAGAAGGACTGGCCGCTCGACATCTCGGCCGCGCTGGTCGGGTCGTGCACGAACTCGTCCTACGAGGACATCTCCCGCGCCGCGTCGATCCTGCGCCACGCCGCCGACAACGGGCTGAAGGTCAAGGTCCCGCTGATGATCACGCCCGGCTCCGAGCAGGTCCGGGCCACCATCGCCCGCGACGGACTGCTCGAGGTCTTCGAGGCGGCGGGCGCGACCGTGCTCGCCAACGCGTGCGGTCCCTGCATCGGCCAGTGGTCGCGCCCGGCCGAGGCCAACGACCACATCAACACGATCGTCACCTCGTACAACCGGAACTTCCCCAAGCGGAACGACGGGTCGGCCAACACGCTGGCGTTCGTGACGTCGCCCGAGACCGTCGTCGCGCTGGCGCTCGCCGGCACGCTCGACTTCAACCCGCTGACCGACACGCTGACCAACGAGGCCGGCGACCAGGTGCAGCTGCGGGTGCCGGTCGGCGAGGAGCTGCCGTCGCAGGGGTTCGACCCGGGCGAGTCCGGCTTCATCGCTCCCCCGACCGACGCCTCGGGCGTCGAGGTCGTCGTCCGACCCGACTCGGAGCGCCTGCAGCTGCTCGAGCCCTTCGCGCCCTGGGACGGCCAGGACTACCTGGACCTGCCGATCCTGCTCAAGGCCAAGGGCAAGTGCACGACCGACCACATCTCGATGGCCGGACCGTGGCTCAAGTACCGGGGCCACCTCGAGAACATCTCGGGCAACCTCTTCCTCGGCGCCGTCAACGCGTTCACCGGCGTGGCCGGCGAGGGCAAGGACCAGCTCGACGGCTCGACCCGGTCGTTCCCCGACATCGCCAAGCACTACCACGAGGCCGGTCAGCCCTGGGTCGCCGTGGGCGACGAGAACTGGGGTGAGGGCAGCTCCCGCGAGCACGCGGCCATGGAGCCCCGCTTCCGCGGCGCCAAGGCGATCATCGTCCGCAGCTTCGCCCGCATCCACGAGGCCAACCTCAAGAAGCAGGGCGTGCTGGCGCTCACGTTCGACGACCCGTCGGTGTACGACGCCATCGAGGAGGACGACCGCATCAGCATCGTCGGCCTCGCCGAGCTCGCCCCCGGCAGGAAGGTCGAGTGCGTGCTGCACCAGGCCGACGGCACCGAGCGCACCTTCTGGTGCAACCAGACGATGAGCGAGGAGCACATCGAGTGGTTCCGCGCCGGCTCGGCGCTCAACATCATCCGGGCCCGCACCACCGGCTGA